The following proteins are encoded in a genomic region of Clostridium kluyveri:
- the grpE gene encoding nucleotide exchange factor GrpE, translating to MLKEEDKNTSDFHGDVEQEVKQDNKNTGFKGNENLENDMDLETEIDKEEDEVENVEEDEVSEVNLEEELKSENIKLKSENEKIHNEFKTLQDRLSRTAAEYDNFRKRTAKEKEAIYSDACRDILKEILPVLDNLERAVEVEGDMDDLKKGVEMTIRQFNTAFEKLNVEEISTEGEFDPNIHNAVMHIEDDNYDKNSIVEVFQKGYKREDKIIRYSMVKVAN from the coding sequence ATGTTAAAGGAAGAAGATAAAAATACATCGGATTTTCATGGTGATGTAGAGCAAGAGGTAAAGCAAGACAATAAAAATACAGGCTTTAAGGGCAATGAGAACTTGGAAAATGATATGGATTTAGAAACAGAAATAGATAAAGAAGAGGATGAAGTGGAAAATGTAGAAGAGGATGAGGTTTCAGAGGTAAATTTAGAGGAAGAATTGAAAAGTGAAAATATCAAATTGAAGTCTGAAAATGAAAAAATTCATAATGAATTTAAAACTCTGCAGGATAGACTATCAAGAACTGCGGCAGAATACGATAATTTCAGAAAAAGAACAGCTAAAGAGAAAGAAGCTATCTATTCTGATGCCTGCAGGGATATATTGAAGGAAATATTACCTGTTCTAGATAACCTTGAAAGAGCAGTGGAAGTAGAAGGGGATATGGATGACTTAAAAAAGGGTGTAGAAATGACGATCAGGCAATTTAATACCGCATTCGAAAAATTAAATGTAGAGGAAATTTCTACAGAAGGTGAGTTTGATCCTAATATTCATAATGCAGTTATGCACATAGAAGATGATAATTATGATAAAAATTCTATTGTAGAGGTGTTTCAAAAAGGATATAAAAGGGAAGATAAAATAATAAGGTATAGTATGGTTAAAGTGGCCAATTAA
- a CDS encoding stage II sporulation protein P, protein MNYRRNNFKNKSKLEICMLTVTIILVIILPCMVKANSYSSDKKRNMFYVQVLNYTLSTVKATSFSEDDMAENTFSIRDTALKMIGLNTSDVLSLLGKEMAFLDLDDSKDVSFNEFNLEDKEIEKSSDTSSSNSQNDLNLESKTVTVYNPSLKKTLDTSTPEVLIYHTHTTESYKPGEANSFDDTQNVCAVGDSIVNELQNNYGISAINDKTVHDAEAYTQSYARSSVTLDNYLKKYGDFKLIIDLHRDSVEDKKAVTARLNGENVAKFMLVMARKNPHFDKNMIMANKIIETSNNLFPGLAKGICYYNYGTRYFNQDRSNNAVLMEIGADINTSDESKATGKYVARIIAEILNK, encoded by the coding sequence TTGAATTACAGAAGAAACAATTTTAAAAATAAATCTAAGTTAGAAATATGTATGCTAACAGTGACAATAATACTAGTCATTATTTTACCTTGTATGGTAAAAGCTAATTCATATAGCAGTGATAAAAAAAGAAATATGTTTTATGTTCAAGTTTTGAATTACACCCTATCCACTGTGAAAGCCACCTCTTTTTCAGAAGATGATATGGCAGAAAATACTTTTTCTATAAGGGATACAGCTTTAAAAATGATAGGATTAAATACCAGTGATGTGTTGTCGCTTTTGGGAAAAGAAATGGCTTTTTTGGATTTAGATGATTCAAAGGATGTAAGTTTTAATGAATTTAATTTAGAAGATAAAGAGATTGAAAAAAGTAGTGATACATCAAGTTCCAACAGCCAGAATGATTTGAATTTAGAAAGTAAAACTGTAACTGTATATAATCCAAGTCTTAAAAAAACTTTAGATACTAGCACACCGGAAGTACTTATATATCATACACATACTACGGAGAGTTATAAACCAGGTGAGGCAAATAGTTTTGATGATACCCAAAATGTATGTGCTGTAGGGGATTCAATAGTAAATGAACTTCAAAATAATTATGGTATATCTGCGATAAATGATAAAACGGTTCATGATGCAGAAGCATATACTCAAAGTTATGCAAGATCCTCTGTAACTTTAGATAATTATTTAAAAAAATATGGAGATTTTAAGCTTATAATAGATCTTCACAGGGATTCGGTAGAGGATAAAAAAGCAGTGACTGCTAGATTGAATGGAGAAAATGTAGCTAAATTTATGCTGGTAATGGCTAGAAAAAATCCTCACTTTGATAAAAATATGATTATGGCAAATAAAATAATAGAAACTTCTAATAATTTATTTCCAGGACTTGCAAAAGGTATCTGTTATTATAATTATGGAACTAGATATTTTAATCAGGATAGGAGTAACAATGCAGTACTTATGGAAATAGGAGCGGATATAAATACATCTGATGAATCTAAGGCCACAGGTAAATATGTGGCTAGAATAATAGCAGAAATACTTAATAAGTAA
- the hemW gene encoding radical SAM family heme chaperone HemW: MYDNKEVNYSNPLSLYIHIPFCKKKCFYCDFPSYSGKENLMMDYSKVLAKDIETIGNREINTIFIGGGTPTYLSLDAWYNIYKSIQKLNTTENLEFTVEGNPGTFTKEKLIFLRNMGVNRLSIGLQAWQNNMLKNLGRVHTLEDFLEGYKMARSLGFSNINVDLIFGLPGQTLEIWRDCLENVVGISPEHISCYSLIVEKGTPFYNLYGENKLNLPSEEEERAMYDFTLKFLLKKCYKQYEISNFCRKGNMCRHNLVYWDLNQYIGCGAGAHSYVGGYRYRNTENIEQYILEGNRGNFLKLDRHKNSIYNDMEEFMFMGLRKVNGISISDFNNRFSKNIYSVYGNIITKYINNKMLILRDDRLYLSRRGIEVSNSIMCEFIFN; encoded by the coding sequence ATGTATGATAATAAAGAAGTAAATTATAGTAATCCCCTATCTTTATATATACATATTCCATTTTGCAAGAAAAAGTGTTTCTATTGTGATTTTCCCTCTTATAGTGGAAAAGAAAATCTTATGATGGATTATTCAAAAGTATTGGCTAAAGATATAGAAACTATAGGAAACAGGGAAATAAACACTATATTTATAGGTGGGGGAACTCCCACCTATTTATCTTTAGATGCATGGTATAATATATATAAGTCTATACAAAAATTGAATACTACTGAAAATTTAGAATTTACAGTAGAAGGAAATCCAGGTACATTTACAAAGGAAAAACTTATATTTCTAAGGAATATGGGAGTCAACAGATTAAGTATAGGTCTTCAGGCCTGGCAAAATAATATGCTTAAAAATTTAGGAAGAGTTCATACTTTAGAGGATTTCTTAGAAGGATATAAAATGGCAAGAAGTTTAGGATTTTCAAATATAAATGTAGATCTTATATTTGGACTTCCAGGACAAACTTTAGAGATATGGAGAGATTGCCTGGAAAATGTAGTTGGAATTTCACCGGAGCATATATCCTGTTATAGCCTTATTGTGGAAAAAGGTACACCTTTCTATAATCTATATGGAGAAAACAAATTAAATCTTCCCTCAGAAGAAGAAGAGAGGGCAATGTATGATTTTACCTTGAAATTTCTCTTAAAAAAATGTTACAAGCAATATGAAATATCTAATTTTTGCAGAAAGGGTAATATGTGCAGGCATAATCTAGTATACTGGGATTTAAACCAGTATATAGGCTGTGGCGCAGGTGCACATTCCTATGTAGGGGGATATAGGTATAGAAATACAGAAAATATAGAACAATATATTTTGGAAGGTAATAGGGGAAATTTTTTAAAATTGGATAGGCATAAAAATTCTATTTATAATGATATGGAAGAGTTTATGTTTATGGGGCTTAGAAAAGTGAATGGAATTTCTATAAGTGACTTTAACAATAGATTTAGTAAAAATATCTATTCAGTATATGGAAATATAATAACTAAATATATAAATAATAAAATGTTAATATTAAGAGATGATAGACTATATTTAAGCAGAAGAGGAATAGAGGTATCTAACAGTATAATGTGTGAATTTATATTTAACTAA
- the rpsT gene encoding 30S ribosomal protein S20 — protein MANIKSAKKRIKVIKTKTLRNKIIKSSLKTTIKKFLAAVESGNAEEAKVSFTATVKALDMAASKGVIHKNKASRNKSKLALKLNKLTA, from the coding sequence ATGGCAAACATAAAGTCTGCAAAGAAAAGAATAAAGGTTATAAAAACCAAGACACTTAGAAATAAGATTATAAAGTCTTCATTAAAAACTACTATAAAGAAATTTTTAGCTGCAGTTGAAAGTGGAAATGCAGAAGAAGCTAAAGTTAGCTTTACTGCAACTGTAAAAGCTTTGGATATGGCCGCATCAAAAGGTGTAATTCACAAAAATAAGGCATCTAGAAATAAGTCTAAGTTAGCTTTGAAATTAAATAAATTGACAGCATAA
- the hrcA gene encoding heat-inducible transcriptional repressor HrcA: MEIDERKIRILQAIVNDYINTAEPVGSRTIAKKYNLGVSSATIRNEMSDLEEMGYLEQLHSSSGRIPSNKGYRLYVDELMQIPNLTPEELYIIKSQIIDATLFEVDKIIKQAINLLSELTKLTSIVKAPSIKKGYIKHIQLINIESSKNILLVIIVDSGIIKNNLIKVGKAITDDVLAKLSNILNARLKNLTAEQINLKVINDLRIDLKGYEDIFNNIISALYESLNSVDNSPIYMQGTTNIFNYPEYKDIEKAKGFLSMLDNKDKVSGLLNSASNISVKIGEENYIEGAENCSVICSVYSLNGRPIGEIGVIGPTRMPYSKVISILENVVREMNYILSHTYSEEK; encoded by the coding sequence ATGGAAATAGATGAGAGAAAGATAAGAATACTTCAGGCCATAGTGAATGATTATATAAATACGGCAGAGCCTGTGGGATCTAGAACCATAGCTAAAAAATATAATTTAGGTGTGAGTTCAGCTACTATACGAAATGAAATGTCTGATCTGGAAGAGATGGGATATTTGGAACAGCTTCACAGCTCTTCTGGAAGAATACCTTCCAATAAGGGCTATAGACTATATGTGGATGAACTAATGCAAATACCAAATTTAACTCCTGAAGAACTTTATATAATAAAAAGTCAGATAATAGATGCTACTTTATTTGAAGTTGATAAAATAATAAAGCAAGCTATTAATCTTTTGTCAGAATTGACAAAACTTACTTCCATAGTAAAGGCACCCTCCATTAAAAAAGGGTATATAAAGCATATACAACTGATAAATATTGAATCCAGTAAAAATATATTATTAGTGATCATAGTTGATAGTGGGATTATAAAAAACAATTTAATAAAGGTAGGTAAGGCCATCACAGATGATGTGCTTGCTAAACTCAGCAATATATTAAATGCCAGACTGAAAAATCTAACTGCAGAGCAGATAAATTTAAAAGTTATAAATGATTTAAGGATAGATTTAAAGGGTTATGAAGATATATTTAATAATATAATATCTGCTTTATATGAAAGTTTAAACAGTGTAGATAATTCCCCAATATATATGCAGGGTACTACTAATATATTTAATTATCCAGAATATAAGGATATAGAAAAAGCAAAAGGATTTTTGTCTATGCTGGATAATAAAGATAAGGTAAGTGGATTATTAAATAGTGCTTCAAATATTTCAGTAAAGATAGGTGAAGAGAATTATATAGAGGGTGCAGAAAATTGTAGTGTAATATGTTCAGTTTATAGTCTCAATGGAAGACCTATAGGGGAAATTGGTGTAATAGGACCTACAAGGATGCCTTATTCAAAAGTTATATCAATATTAGAAAATGTAGTGAGGGAAATGAATTATATATTAAGTCATACTTATTCAGAGGAAAAGTAA
- the holA gene encoding DNA polymerase III subunit delta — protein sequence MIDIFTFEKNLKNAQVENCYLFCGIDEFIIKENIRKLVQKSIKPDFAEFNYIKFDGSSLESFDPVINACETLPFMSDKKVVLVYRAAFIGEEQNSKSKLSYEFNSIQNYLKNVPEHCILILYYLFKNKRDKIGKKIYSLDKYLCIVRTDKVKGYQLENKVQEFFYERGKNIKKVDLRIFCSLMNDNNLNMIENEVEKLCCYTYGRDIEREDIKKIFLKSSEEDIFDLVNAISNKKIKDAIYILNELIYEGVKINYILSMIERQFNILLKIKLYLECGSTKKEVMEKLNIKSEYGYSVMLSQSKKFTLNQLKRAVEMCLNTEEKLKSLSTDEKIEMELLIINTTA from the coding sequence ATGATAGATATATTTACTTTTGAGAAAAATTTAAAAAATGCACAGGTAGAAAATTGTTATTTGTTTTGTGGAATAGATGAATTTATTATAAAAGAGAATATAAGAAAATTGGTTCAGAAAAGTATAAAACCTGATTTTGCAGAGTTTAACTATATAAAATTTGATGGAAGTTCTCTTGAAAGCTTTGATCCTGTAATAAATGCCTGTGAAACATTACCTTTTATGAGTGATAAGAAGGTGGTACTTGTATATAGGGCTGCCTTTATAGGTGAGGAACAAAATAGTAAGAGTAAACTTTCTTATGAATTTAATAGTATACAAAATTATTTGAAAAATGTACCGGAGCATTGTATTTTAATATTATACTATTTATTTAAAAATAAAAGAGATAAAATAGGCAAAAAAATATATAGTTTAGATAAGTACTTATGTATAGTAAGAACTGATAAAGTGAAAGGGTATCAACTGGAAAATAAGGTTCAAGAGTTTTTTTACGAAAGAGGGAAAAATATAAAAAAAGTAGATCTTAGAATATTTTGCAGTCTTATGAATGATAACAATTTGAATATGATAGAAAATGAAGTTGAAAAGTTGTGTTGTTATACTTATGGAAGAGATATAGAAAGAGAAGATATTAAGAAAATATTTTTAAAAAGCAGTGAAGAGGATATATTTGATTTGGTAAATGCCATATCAAATAAAAAAATAAAAGATGCCATTTACATATTAAATGAACTTATTTATGAAGGCGTCAAGATAAACTATATTTTGTCCATGATAGAAAGGCAGTTTAATATTTTATTAAAAATAAAATTGTATTTGGAATGTGGAAGCACAAAAAAAGAGGTTATGGAAAAATTAAATATTAAATCAGAATATGGATACAGTGTTATGTTAAGCCAGAGCAAAAAGTTTACTTTGAACCAATTAAAAAGAGCTGTAGAAATGTGTTTAAATACAGAAGAGAAATTAAAGAGCCTATCTACAGATGAAAAGATTGAAATGGAACTTTTAATAATAAATACTACAGCATAA
- the gpr gene encoding GPR endopeptidase — MFNIRTDLAVEAKEICEKKMGSKIPGVEIEEKMEEDIKVTYVKIVEDVGEKFMGKPKGSYITIDMPEFTHYDGEMRDKVSVVMGKVLSGMINIEESMTAMVVGLGNWNITPDALGPKTASKLMVTRHLKELVPDKIDEGIRPVCVISPGVLGITGIETGEIIKGVVDKIKPNIIVCIDALASRKMDRVNTTIQIGNTGISPGSGIGNKRMELSEKTLGIPVIAIGVPTVVDAATMANDTIDLVLDEMINQSEKGKEFYKVLKSIDKDEKQKMIKEILEPYGENIMVTPKDVDLVIDSISKIIANGINIALQPALDLNDINTFLN; from the coding sequence ATGTTTAATATAAGAACGGATTTAGCAGTAGAAGCTAAAGAGATCTGTGAAAAAAAAATGGGCAGTAAGATCCCAGGAGTAGAGATAGAAGAAAAGATGGAGGAGGATATAAAAGTAACTTATGTAAAGATAGTGGAAGATGTGGGAGAAAAGTTTATGGGGAAACCTAAAGGCTCCTATATAACTATAGATATGCCGGAATTTACCCACTATGATGGAGAAATGAGAGATAAGGTAAGTGTGGTAATGGGAAAAGTATTATCAGGAATGATAAATATAGAGGAAAGTATGACAGCTATGGTGGTTGGACTTGGGAATTGGAATATAACTCCAGATGCATTAGGGCCTAAAACAGCCTCCAAATTGATGGTAACCAGGCACTTAAAGGAATTAGTACCGGATAAAATAGATGAAGGGATAAGACCGGTATGTGTTATTTCACCAGGAGTTTTAGGTATTACCGGTATTGAAACAGGTGAAATTATAAAAGGGGTTGTAGATAAGATAAAACCTAATATTATAGTGTGTATAGATGCTCTGGCTTCTAGAAAGATGGATAGGGTAAATACTACAATACAGATAGGCAATACAGGAATATCTCCGGGTTCTGGAATAGGCAATAAAAGAATGGAATTAAGTGAGAAAACTTTAGGAATCCCTGTAATAGCTATAGGAGTGCCTACAGTAGTAGATGCAGCTACCATGGCAAATGATACTATCGATTTAGTTTTAGATGAAATGATAAATCAGAGTGAAAAAGGAAAGGAATTCTACAAGGTGTTAAAATCTATAGATAAAGATGAAAAGCAAAAAATGATAAAAGAAATACTGGAACCTTATGGGGAAAATATTATGGTGACACCTAAAGATGTAGATTTAGTTATAGATTCAATTTCAAAAATTATTGCCAATGGAATAAATATAGCGCTGCAGCCTGCTCTAGATTTAAATGATATAAATACTTTTTTAAATTAA
- the lepA gene encoding translation elongation factor 4 produces the protein MHTERQKHIRNFSIVAHIDHGKSTLADRLIEKTGTLTEREMNSQVLDNMELEKERGITIKSQAIRLIYKREDGEEYVLNLIDTPGHVDFNYEVSRSLAACEGAILVVDATQGIQAQTLANCYLAMEHDLEILPVINKIDLPSARAEEVKEEIEDVIGIEASEAPLVSAKTGLNIEQVLEAIVDKIPYPQGDENAPLKALIFDSNYDSYKGVVCHIRVKEGNIKPGDEIKLMATGKIYEVTETGIFVPNFMPRAELRAGDVGYFTASIKNVRDARVGDTVTGAKNQAKEPLEGYRPVISMVYSGIYPVDGAKYGELKEALEKLQVNDAALNFEPETSVALGFGFRCGFLGLLHMDVIQERVEREFNLDIITTAPSVIYKIGKTDGTVVELTNPTNMPPVSEIKYMEEPIVKASIITPSEYVGAVMELAQNRRGIFRDMQYIETTRVSLNYDMPLNEIIYNFFDVLKSRTRGYASLDYELKGYKSAKLVRLDVLLNGDMVDALSMIVPEERAYDRGRGIAEKLKGIIPRQLFEIPIQAAVGGKVIARETVKAMRKDVLAKCYGGDISRKRKLLEKQKEGKKRMRQVGTVEIPQEAFMAILKTEE, from the coding sequence ATGCACACCGAAAGACAAAAACATATAAGAAATTTTTCTATAGTAGCTCATATAGATCATGGCAAATCTACCTTAGCAGATAGATTAATTGAAAAGACAGGAACACTTACTGAAAGAGAAATGAATTCTCAAGTACTTGATAATATGGAACTAGAAAAAGAGAGAGGTATAACTATAAAATCTCAGGCTATAAGGCTTATATATAAAAGGGAAGACGGAGAAGAATATGTGTTAAACCTTATAGATACACCTGGACATGTGGATTTTAATTATGAAGTTTCAAGGAGTCTTGCAGCCTGTGAAGGAGCAATCCTGGTGGTGGATGCTACCCAGGGAATTCAGGCTCAAACTCTGGCAAATTGCTATTTGGCAATGGAGCATGACCTGGAAATACTGCCTGTGATAAATAAAATAGATCTTCCAAGCGCCAGGGCTGAGGAAGTAAAAGAAGAAATAGAAGATGTTATAGGAATAGAGGCTTCTGAAGCCCCTCTTGTTTCTGCAAAGACAGGCCTTAATATAGAACAGGTGCTAGAAGCAATAGTGGATAAAATACCATATCCACAGGGAGATGAGAATGCACCTTTAAAAGCACTTATATTTGATTCAAATTATGATAGTTATAAGGGTGTAGTTTGTCATATAAGAGTAAAAGAAGGCAATATTAAGCCTGGAGATGAAATAAAACTTATGGCCACTGGAAAGATATATGAAGTTACAGAGACAGGCATATTTGTTCCCAATTTTATGCCAAGAGCTGAATTAAGAGCGGGAGATGTAGGGTATTTTACTGCATCTATTAAAAATGTGAGAGATGCCCGGGTAGGTGATACTGTAACTGGAGCTAAGAATCAGGCAAAAGAGCCTTTAGAAGGATATAGACCTGTAATTTCTATGGTATACAGTGGTATATATCCTGTTGATGGAGCAAAATATGGAGAGTTAAAAGAAGCATTGGAAAAACTGCAGGTAAATGATGCAGCTTTAAATTTTGAGCCAGAAACTTCTGTGGCATTGGGCTTTGGATTTAGATGTGGATTTTTGGGGCTATTACATATGGATGTTATACAGGAAAGAGTAGAGCGGGAATTTAATTTGGACATAATAACTACAGCTCCATCTGTTATATATAAAATAGGAAAAACAGATGGTACAGTGGTAGAACTTACAAATCCTACTAACATGCCTCCTGTTTCAGAAATAAAATATATGGAGGAACCTATAGTAAAAGCATCTATAATAACTCCTTCTGAATATGTAGGGGCAGTAATGGAACTTGCACAAAACCGCAGGGGGATATTTCGGGATATGCAGTATATTGAAACCACAAGAGTATCCCTAAATTATGATATGCCCTTAAATGAGATAATATATAATTTTTTTGATGTTTTAAAATCCAGAACTAGAGGATATGCATCCTTAGATTATGAATTAAAAGGGTATAAGTCAGCTAAATTGGTGAGGCTTGATGTGCTTTTAAATGGAGATATGGTAGATGCATTATCTATGATTGTCCCTGAAGAGAGAGCCTATGATAGAGGAAGAGGCATAGCCGAGAAGCTGAAAGGCATAATTCCAAGGCAGCTTTTTGAAATACCTATACAAGCTGCTGTGGGTGGAAAAGTTATAGCAAGAGAAACAGTTAAAGCTATGAGAAAAGATGTACTTGCAAAATGTTATGGAGGAGACATATCAAGAAAGAGAAAGTTACTTGAAAAACAAAAAGAGGGAAAAAAGAGAATGAGACAGGTAGGAACGGTAGAAATCCCACAGGAAGCATTTATGGCTATACTGAAAACTGAAGAATAA
- a CDS encoding ComEC/Rec2 family competence protein: MYSKYSIKRPLVFHSISLAAGCISAITFLDNIFIAAVLAVSFFIMILLTLEIKFCILNMLFFIFGVLSFNVYFYVDIKEATEIRVVEKKDYYFIGDFKGRKIVLNGKVNLLQEGQKIEAQGSFKRNAYIEKGIVGNYTLEQYKVCKHDIIHGIYEFKRNIYEKFKESIGEGRAAMVMSLCYGETDYMSEGQMEEFQKLGIIHAVSVSGFHMVIIYKTLEFIFGLKMAVGISILYVIFTGMGAATMRSFIMILIFKLSKIFLKEYDSISSLSLSALLLMAVKPYYIVNIGFGLSFLATLGIILYNERIYRKLFKLPSKIASNISLSLSSQIFSMPYIAFTIENFSLGFIIGNLFLIPLFSVIVILGNSALCLYFIKPVFKVISWAINFIFILEEALNAIILKFCPDIIYLKYIDGVIIIITYISFLMYRYEHKSFKYIPVICAALVFFQSYNFFPTITFMNNNNGEAVIIRKGFNKIFICNYDYINTRWIRDIKDNEQIEKVVTNPQKNFICRLDKHIYLKVYDNLDTSMKIKFYNENKEFNFLLTKYYKDHIEVFKKDNCIYIPKIKLPNKYINESYKKYSLNDEESVGYGIILNRLFRIK, from the coding sequence TTGTATAGTAAATATAGTATAAAAAGACCACTGGTATTTCATTCTATTTCATTGGCGGCGGGTTGTATATCCGCCATAACATTTCTGGATAACATTTTTATAGCAGCGGTGCTCGCTGTTTCTTTTTTTATTATGATATTATTGACTTTAGAAATTAAATTTTGTATTTTAAATATGTTGTTTTTTATTTTTGGAGTATTATCTTTTAATGTATATTTTTATGTAGATATTAAGGAGGCTACTGAAATTAGAGTAGTGGAAAAGAAAGATTACTATTTTATAGGAGATTTCAAGGGAAGAAAAATTGTATTAAATGGTAAAGTGAATCTACTTCAAGAGGGACAAAAAATAGAGGCACAGGGGAGCTTCAAGAGAAATGCTTATATAGAGAAAGGTATAGTTGGAAACTATACTTTAGAACAATATAAAGTGTGTAAACATGATATAATACATGGTATTTATGAATTTAAAAGGAATATATATGAAAAATTTAAAGAGTCAATAGGGGAAGGCAGAGCAGCTATGGTTATGTCACTTTGTTATGGAGAAACTGATTACATGAGTGAAGGTCAAATGGAAGAATTCCAAAAGCTTGGAATAATTCATGCTGTGAGCGTATCAGGATTTCATATGGTCATAATATATAAAACGCTGGAATTTATATTTGGTCTTAAAATGGCTGTGGGTATATCCATTTTATATGTGATTTTTACAGGCATGGGTGCTGCTACCATGAGATCCTTCATAATGATATTAATATTTAAGCTGTCTAAAATATTTTTAAAAGAATATGACAGCATATCTTCTTTGAGCTTATCAGCTTTGCTCTTAATGGCTGTAAAACCTTATTATATAGTAAATATTGGATTTGGACTTTCCTTTTTAGCAACTCTTGGAATAATATTATATAATGAAAGAATTTATAGGAAGTTGTTTAAACTGCCGTCTAAAATTGCCAGTAATATAAGTCTTAGTCTAAGTTCTCAAATATTTTCCATGCCTTATATAGCTTTTACAATTGAAAACTTCAGCTTGGGATTTATAATAGGGAATTTATTCCTCATTCCTTTATTTTCGGTCATAGTAATTTTAGGAAATTCAGCATTGTGTTTATACTTCATTAAACCTGTATTTAAAGTCATTTCCTGGGCTATAAATTTTATTTTTATTCTGGAAGAGGCTCTTAATGCAATTATTTTAAAATTCTGTCCTGATATAATCTACCTTAAATATATAGATGGAGTAATTATAATTATAACTTATATAAGTTTTCTTATGTATAGATATGAACATAAAAGTTTTAAATATATTCCTGTAATTTGTGCAGCTTTAGTTTTCTTTCAAAGTTATAATTTTTTCCCTACCATAACTTTTATGAATAATAATAATGGAGAGGCTGTAATTATAAGAAAAGGTTTCAATAAGATTTTTATATGCAATTACGATTATATTAATACTCGCTGGATAAGGGATATAAAGGATAATGAACAAATAGAAAAGGTAGTGACCAATCCTCAAAAAAATTTCATATGTAGACTAGATAAACATATATATTTGAAAGTATATGATAATTTAGATACCTCTATGAAAATTAAATTTTATAATGAGAATAAAGAATTCAATTTTTTATTGACTAAGTATTATAAAGACCATATAGAGGTTTTTAAAAAAGATAATTGTATATATATACCTAAAATAAAATTGCCTAATAAATATATTAATGAAAGTTATAAAAAATATTCGTTAAATGATGAAGAAAGTGTGGGATATGGTATAATACTAAATAGACTTTTTAGAATCAAATAA